The genomic region CGCCGTGCAGCGTGGTCACCACCGGGACGTTGCCGCCCGTGGCCAGCTCGAAGAGCTCGGGCGCGGCGCCGGAGATGTCGACGCCGTGGCCGGCCATGATCATGGGCCGCTCGGACGCGTTGATGACCTCCGCCGCGCGGCGCACCATCTTGAGGTTGCCGGCGCGGACGGGACGGTAGCCCCGGAGATTCACCCGGTCCGGCGCCGGAACTGTGGTTTCCTCCAGGAACACGTCCTTGGGCACGTCCACCACGACGGGGCCGGGGCGGCCGGACTTGGCCAGGTAGAAGGCCTCAGCCATGACGCGCGGAAGCTCGTCGGCATGCATCACCAGGTAGTTGTGCTTGGTGATGGGAATGCTGATGCCCGTGATGTCGGTTTCCTGGAAGGCGTCGGAGCCGATGGCCGGACGCGCGACCTGGCCCGTGATGTAGACCACGGGCACCGAGTCCATGTGGTCGTTGGCCATGCTGGTGACGAGGTTGGTCGCCCCAGGGCCCGAGGTGCTCGTGGCCACGCCGACCTTGCCGGTGGCCCGCGCATAGCCGTTGGCCGCGAATCCGGCGCCCTGCTCATGGCGCGCCAGCACGTGGCGGATGCGGTCCTGGTAGTGGTAGAGCGAGTCGTAGAACGGCAGCGAGGCGCCGCCGGGCATGCCGAAGATCACGTCGATGTCCTCGGCCAGGATGGCTTCGCAGATCACCTGGCCGCCCGAGCGGGCGGGCACGGCGCCGTTGGTCGAGCCGTTGGATTCAGAGGCGGTCATATGGGAGTGCTCCTGTCAGTGTCGAAGAGTTGCGGGATCGAGGGGGAGCCGCGAACCGGCGCGCTATCGCCGGTTCGCGCCGCCTACCGCGACAGGCAGCGCCCAACCAAGCGGCTCGCCGGCGCGAGCGGCTCGGCCATCGTGGCTCGGACCTGCCGTCACGTGATCGTTCATCCTGTCCTCGGCACGTACAAAAGCCCGTCCCCTGGGGACGGGCTCAACCCGCGGTACCACCCCGATTGCCCGGCATACGCCGGGCCACTCGGCGCCCCGCTAACGGTGGGCGACCGGGCCGGCCTCCCCGTGGATCGACCGACCGGCTCGGGGGCGACCTTCGGTCCCCACAACCCGCTGGCTCGCACCGTCTCCAGCTCGCTCAGGGTTGGAGGGGGACCTACTCTTCCCCGTCAACGCCGTTGGCTTTTCGGCTCCCGCCACGCGCCGACAAGCGGCCGCTTGACAGGTTCGGCTCCAACGTATCAGGCGGTTGGGAGCTGGGCAAGACTTTTGCTCGAAGGATTCGGGGCGGTCCTATTGGGTTGGGCACTGCCTTTCTCTCCCGAGGGCTGGTCAGGAATCGCCGGCACCACCGCCCATTGCCGGCTCCTTAAGATTCCTCGCCTTCGGCTCGGAATGACAGGACGTGGGGCGGAGTGACTGGGTTGTCGCGCGCGTGGGGCCGCCGCGCGATCCCGCATAATGCGCGGATGCCTGCGACTCCCGACCCACCCCCCGGCGACCGGCGCTACGTGGTGTGGGATGTCGAGACGCTGCGGCTGAGCTACGAAGTCCCGGGCGGTTGGCGCCGCATCAGAGACTTCGGCCTGGCGGTGGCGGTAACCATCGACGACCAGGGCATGCAGAAGTCCTGGGAAGAACCCGAGGCCGGCGCGCTCATCGAGTATCTTGAAGGATTCCCCCACGTGGTCGGCTTCAACTCGCTGCGATTCGATTGCGAAGTGATGACGGCGTACGGACCCGTCGACACGCTGCGCGAACGCAGCCTGGACCTACTGGCCGCCATTCAGAGCGTCACCGGCCGCCGCCGCGGGCTGAGCCTGCAAAACCTCGCGCGGACGATGTTCGGTCAGGAGAAGACGCTGGAGGACGGCACGGAGGCGGTTCGGCTGTGGCGGACCGGGCGCCCGGACGATCGGCAGCGCGTGATCGACTACTGCGCG from Chloroflexota bacterium harbors:
- a CDS encoding ribonuclease H-like domain-containing protein, which encodes MPATPDPPPGDRRYVVWDVETLRLSYEVPGGWRRIRDFGLAVAVTIDDQGMQKSWEEPEAGALIEYLEGFPHVVGFNSLRFDCEVMTAYGPVDTLRERSLDLLAAIQSVTGRRRGLSLQNLARTMFGQEKTLEDGTEAVRLWRTGRPDDRQRVIDYCAQDVVLTRRILDFGIANGYVLAPVPDVNNRGEPVGVQVPVTWGELSGLAGGATESES